A single genomic interval of Electrophorus electricus isolate fEleEle1 chromosome 4, fEleEle1.pri, whole genome shotgun sequence harbors:
- the map2k4a gene encoding dual specificity mitogen-activated protein kinase kinase 4a isoform X1, whose amino-acid sequence MATPSPSSSGTASSHSGAGPGQQHQGQTTTVSSMQGKRKALKLNFANPPIKPTTRFSLNTAVPPFQNPHIERLRTHSIESSGKLKISPEQHCDFTAEDLKDLGEIGRGAYGSVSKMAHKPSGQIMAVKRIRSTVDEKEQKQLLMDLDVVMRSSDCPYIVQFYGALFREGDCWICMELMSTSLDKFYKYVYSTLEDVIPEEILGKITLATVKALNHLKENLKIIHRDIKPSNILLDRNGNIKLCDFGISGQLVDSIAKTRDAGCRPYMAPERIDPSASRQGYDVRSDVWSLGITLYELATGRFPYPKWNSVFDQLTQVVKGDPPQLSNSEERQFSPKFINFVNLCLTKDESKRPKYRELLKHPFIMMYEERSVDVASYVCRILDQMPASPSSPMYMD is encoded by the exons GTAAACGCAAAGCACTGAAGTTAAATTTTGCCAATCCACCAATCAAACCGACCACACGGTTCAGTCTGAACACGGCGGTGCCACCCTTCCAGAACCCACACAT aGAGCGTCTGCGCACACACAGTATTGAGTCGTCGGGGAAATTGAAGATTTCtccagagcagcactgtgactTCACGGCAGAGGACCTAAAGGACCTAGGGGAGATCGGGCGAGGGGCGTATGGCTCCGTCAGTAAGATGGCCCACAAGCCCAGCGGACAGATCATGGCTGTCAAG aggaTCAGGTCCACGGTTGATGAGAAGGAACAGAAGCAGTTGCTGATGGACCTGGATGTGGTCATGAGAAGTAGTGACTGTCCGTACATCGTCCAGTTCTACGGGGCGCTCTTCAGAGAG GGAGACTGCTGGATATGTATGGAACTCATGTCTACCTCGTTGGACAAATTCTACAAATACGTGTATTCCACGCTGGAGGATGTGATCCCGGAGGAAATCCTAGGCAAAATCACACTAGCT ACTGTGAAAGCACTTAACCACTTAAAAGAAAACTTGAAAATAATTCACAGAG acATTAAACCCTCCAACATCCTCTTGGATAGGAATGGTAACATTAAACTGTGTGATTTTGGTATCAGTGGTCAGCTTGTTGACTCCATCGCAAAGACCAGAGATGCAGGCTGCAGACCTTACATGGCT ccTGAGAGGATAGACCCCAGTGCCTCCAGGCAGGGCTATGATGTGCGTTCAGACGTCTGGAGTTTGGGAATCACACTG tatgAACTAGCCACAGGGCGGTTTCCCTACCCAAAATGGAACAGTGTGTTTGACCAGCTCACACAGGTGGTGAAAGGAGATCCTCCCCAGCTCAGCAACTCTGAGGAGAGGCAGTTCTCCCCCAAATTCATCAACTTCGTCAACCTGTG cCTTACAAAGGATGAGTCTAAAAGGCCAAAGTATCGAGAACTTCTG AAACATCCGTTTATTATGATGTATGAGGAGCGTTCTGTAGACGTCGCCAGTTACGTGTGCAGGATCCTGGACCAGATGCCAGCCTCCCCCAGCTCCCCCATGTACATggactaa
- the map2k4a gene encoding dual specificity mitogen-activated protein kinase kinase 4a isoform X2, giving the protein MATPSPSSSGTASSHSGAGPGQQHQGQTTTVSSMQALKLNFANPPIKPTTRFSLNTAVPPFQNPHIERLRTHSIESSGKLKISPEQHCDFTAEDLKDLGEIGRGAYGSVSKMAHKPSGQIMAVKRIRSTVDEKEQKQLLMDLDVVMRSSDCPYIVQFYGALFREGDCWICMELMSTSLDKFYKYVYSTLEDVIPEEILGKITLATVKALNHLKENLKIIHRDIKPSNILLDRNGNIKLCDFGISGQLVDSIAKTRDAGCRPYMAPERIDPSASRQGYDVRSDVWSLGITLYELATGRFPYPKWNSVFDQLTQVVKGDPPQLSNSEERQFSPKFINFVNLCLTKDESKRPKYRELLKHPFIMMYEERSVDVASYVCRILDQMPASPSSPMYMD; this is encoded by the exons CACTGAAGTTAAATTTTGCCAATCCACCAATCAAACCGACCACACGGTTCAGTCTGAACACGGCGGTGCCACCCTTCCAGAACCCACACAT aGAGCGTCTGCGCACACACAGTATTGAGTCGTCGGGGAAATTGAAGATTTCtccagagcagcactgtgactTCACGGCAGAGGACCTAAAGGACCTAGGGGAGATCGGGCGAGGGGCGTATGGCTCCGTCAGTAAGATGGCCCACAAGCCCAGCGGACAGATCATGGCTGTCAAG aggaTCAGGTCCACGGTTGATGAGAAGGAACAGAAGCAGTTGCTGATGGACCTGGATGTGGTCATGAGAAGTAGTGACTGTCCGTACATCGTCCAGTTCTACGGGGCGCTCTTCAGAGAG GGAGACTGCTGGATATGTATGGAACTCATGTCTACCTCGTTGGACAAATTCTACAAATACGTGTATTCCACGCTGGAGGATGTGATCCCGGAGGAAATCCTAGGCAAAATCACACTAGCT ACTGTGAAAGCACTTAACCACTTAAAAGAAAACTTGAAAATAATTCACAGAG acATTAAACCCTCCAACATCCTCTTGGATAGGAATGGTAACATTAAACTGTGTGATTTTGGTATCAGTGGTCAGCTTGTTGACTCCATCGCAAAGACCAGAGATGCAGGCTGCAGACCTTACATGGCT ccTGAGAGGATAGACCCCAGTGCCTCCAGGCAGGGCTATGATGTGCGTTCAGACGTCTGGAGTTTGGGAATCACACTG tatgAACTAGCCACAGGGCGGTTTCCCTACCCAAAATGGAACAGTGTGTTTGACCAGCTCACACAGGTGGTGAAAGGAGATCCTCCCCAGCTCAGCAACTCTGAGGAGAGGCAGTTCTCCCCCAAATTCATCAACTTCGTCAACCTGTG cCTTACAAAGGATGAGTCTAAAAGGCCAAAGTATCGAGAACTTCTG AAACATCCGTTTATTATGATGTATGAGGAGCGTTCTGTAGACGTCGCCAGTTACGTGTGCAGGATCCTGGACCAGATGCCAGCCTCCCCCAGCTCCCCCATGTACATggactaa